In Levilactobacillus brevis, the genomic window CTTCCGGGCACTCTACCAGGGCGCTAAGGAATCGATTGTCACTGGGACGATTGACGGTATCGACTGGATGGGCAAGCTGGACTGCTTGAACCTTGAGCGAGGCATCTTCCTCGACTTAAAGACCACGCAGGACCTACACAAGCGGGTCTGGGATACCCGCACACGGCGCTACGTCCCATTCGTCTATGCCTACGACTACCAGCTCCAAATGGCCGTCTACCAAGAGCTAGTTCGTCAACAGTACGGTGTGCTATGTACGCCCTATATTGTTGCAGTCACCAAGCAAGACCCGCCCGACAAGGCGGTCATCTCAATCCCGCAGGACAAGCTAGATGATGCGATGTGGCGGGTCAAGGATCAGGAACACCGATTCAAGTCCATCATCGATGGCCAGGAAGAACCGGAGCGCTGTGAGACGTGCGACTACTGTCGGTCAACTAAGGTTCTGGGCGACATCATCGATGCTGATGAACTGATTGATTAAAGGAGGTGCCAGCATGGATTACTTCAAACAACGACGAGCGTACCGCAATTTTAAAATGTATGAAGCGAGCGTCTCTAACGGCCAGAATAATCTGTATCGCGAGTTGCTAGACTACGCGAACGAT contains:
- a CDS encoding PD-(D/E)XK nuclease-like domain-containing protein, with translation MQVAPNKRTSSQTTGFTLNSTNYYSNEANRHYMSPTWFKKFVACESEALAELKDDWKPHRDPTALLVGNYLHSYFESPASHKRFIEAHKDVMLSTRGKTKGQLKAPYKVAESMIKTLDGDATFRALYQGAKESIVTGTIDGIDWMGKLDCLNLERGIFLDLKTTQDLHKRVWDTRTRRYVPFVYAYDYQLQMAVYQELVRQQYGVLCTPYIVAVTKQDPPDKAVISIPQDKLDDAMWRVKDQEHRFKSIIDGQEEPERCETCDYCRSTKVLGDIIDADELID